A stretch of the bacterium genome encodes the following:
- the pilB gene encoding type IV-A pilus assembly ATPase PilB, whose product MAEKSNKQLGQMLVEAGIITEEQLEKAIENQQKQGGTIGNNLIRLKFVTEETITAFLGKQYGIASVDLSHYEFNKNILKLISADSAQKYLVVPLEKNGNVLSVAIANPKNVFAIDDLKFMTGCEILPLVSSETAIRKVIENFYASSGAMEEVLKDMDKEKGEGGELEVVEEEEEVDVNKLKEAIEEAPVVKLVNSILADAVSKGASDIHIEPYEQVFRVRFRIDGVLYEVMQPPLRLKSAIISRLKIMAELDIAERRLPQDGRIKLKLKNKSIDLRVSTLPTLFGEKIVMRILDKSSLMLDLTQLGFEETELNNFQKGIHSPYGMVLVTGPTGSGKTTTLYSALDTINAVTTNIMTAEDPVEYNLKGINQVHVKEDIGLTFAAALRSFLRQDPNIVMVGEIRDFETADIAIKAALTGHLVLSTLHTNDAPSTISRFMNMGIEPFLIASATVLIMAQRLIRKICPECKEAVKYPEQALLDLGITQEEIKNNKFYKGRGKDCQNCNGRGYKGRLAIYEVMPITEEIKELILKRASSIEIRDLARKQGMNTLRDSALIKFKKGMTSIEEVVRVTFGGH is encoded by the coding sequence ATGGCTGAGAAATCAAATAAACAGCTCGGACAGATGCTTGTGGAAGCCGGAATTATTACTGAAGAACAACTGGAGAAGGCAATAGAAAACCAGCAAAAGCAAGGCGGCACTATAGGTAATAACCTGATTAGGCTGAAATTTGTCACTGAGGAAACTATTACTGCGTTTTTAGGAAAACAGTATGGGATTGCGTCTGTTGACTTGAGCCACTATGAATTTAATAAAAATATTTTAAAGCTTATTTCCGCGGATTCCGCGCAAAAATATCTTGTCGTCCCGCTTGAAAAAAACGGCAATGTTTTATCTGTCGCCATCGCGAATCCCAAAAACGTGTTTGCGATCGACGATTTAAAGTTTATGACAGGCTGTGAAATTCTTCCGCTTGTGTCTTCAGAGACCGCTATCAGGAAGGTAATAGAAAATTTTTACGCCTCTTCGGGTGCGATGGAAGAAGTTTTAAAAGACATGGACAAAGAAAAAGGGGAAGGCGGTGAACTTGAGGTTGTTGAAGAGGAAGAAGAGGTTGATGTTAATAAGCTCAAAGAGGCGATTGAAGAGGCGCCCGTAGTTAAACTTGTAAACTCCATACTTGCCGACGCGGTATCAAAAGGTGCGAGTGATATTCATATTGAACCCTACGAGCAGGTTTTCCGGGTGAGGTTCAGGATAGACGGCGTCCTTTATGAAGTGATGCAGCCGCCGCTCAGGCTTAAAAGCGCGATTATCTCGCGTTTAAAAATTATGGCGGAGCTTGATATCGCTGAAAGGCGTTTGCCCCAGGACGGAAGGATAAAGCTGAAATTAAAAAATAAATCCATAGACCTGCGCGTTTCCACACTCCCTACTCTTTTCGGGGAAAAGATTGTTATGAGAATCCTGGATAAAAGTTCACTGATGCTGGATTTGACCCAGCTTGGTTTTGAGGAGACCGAGTTAAATAATTTTCAAAAAGGCATCCACAGCCCTTACGGGATGGTCCTTGTAACCGGGCCTACAGGGAGCGGCAAAACAACCACTTTATATTCCGCCCTTGACACGATTAACGCCGTGACCACAAATATAATGACGGCAGAGGACCCCGTTGAGTATAATCTGAAAGGAATTAACCAGGTCCATGTAAAGGAAGATATAGGGCTTACATTCGCCGCCGCCCTGCGTTCATTTTTAAGGCAGGACCCGAATATTGTAATGGTCGGTGAAATCCGGGATTTTGAAACGGCGGATATCGCAATTAAAGCCGCGTTGACCGGTCATCTGGTTTTGAGCACTTTACATACGAATGACGCGCCAAGCACTATCAGCCGTTTTATGAACATGGGGATCGAGCCTTTTTTAATTGCTTCCGCCACGGTCCTGATTATGGCACAGCGCCTTATAAGGAAGATATGCCCTGAATGTAAAGAGGCAGTAAAATATCCTGAACAGGCGCTGCTTGATTTAGGAATAACACAGGAAGAGATTAAGAACAATAAATTTTACAAAGGCCGGGGCAAGGACTGCCAGAATTGCAATGGCAGGGGATACAAAGGCAGGCTTGCCATATATGAAGTAATGCCGATAACAGAAGAAATCAAGGAATTAATCCTTAAAAGAGCAAGCTCTATTGAAATAAGGGATTTAGCGCGCAAACAGGGCATGAATACATTAAGGGACAGCGCGTTAATCAAGTTTAAAAAAGGGATGACTTCAATTGAAGAGGTTGTCAGGGTAACATTTGGCGGACATTAA
- a CDS encoding shikimate dehydrogenase — translation MIINGKTKITGIFGCPVEHTLSPVIHNTAFEYLGLNYVYLPFLVKPEDIKQSLAGIKTLGICGVNLTIPHKETCIPYLDFIDDDAGIIGAVNTIKLEKDKLKGFNTDADGFILSLKNETSFTKPKGKTVFVLGAGGSARAVVFALAREKTGHIIVANRNIDRAKKLVHELNKRFPQCVMDAVSLNEKNIEGYLQESSLLVNTTSVGLKHGDGLLINTNFLHKDLLFYDLIYSPFGTKLLIEAKKRKLEAIDGLGMLIYQAVSAFEIWTGKKPPVKIIQHAVKNFIKQKK, via the coding sequence ATGATAATTAACGGTAAAACTAAAATAACCGGTATTTTCGGGTGCCCGGTTGAACATACACTGTCGCCCGTAATTCATAATACTGCGTTTGAATATCTTGGATTAAATTATGTTTATCTCCCGTTTTTGGTAAAACCCGAGGACATTAAACAAAGTTTAGCCGGTATAAAGACACTTGGAATATGCGGTGTCAATTTAACAATTCCTCATAAAGAGACATGTATCCCTTACCTGGATTTTATTGATGACGACGCGGGTATTATAGGTGCCGTAAACACAATTAAGCTTGAAAAAGATAAATTGAAAGGATTTAATACCGATGCGGATGGGTTTATCCTTTCTTTAAAAAATGAAACAAGTTTCACAAAACCGAAGGGGAAAACAGTTTTTGTCCTGGGGGCGGGAGGTTCCGCCCGGGCGGTTGTTTTTGCCCTGGCCAGGGAAAAAACAGGGCATATAATAGTTGCAAACCGGAATATCGACAGGGCGAAAAAACTTGTCCATGAATTAAACAAGAGATTTCCGCAGTGCGTCATGGACGCGGTCTCGCTTAACGAGAAAAACATTGAAGGATATTTGCAGGAAAGCAGTCTTTTGGTGAACACTACCTCTGTGGGATTGAAACACGGCGACGGGTTGTTGATTAATACAAATTTTCTGCACAAAGATTTATTGTTTTATGATCTTATTTATTCTCCGTTCGGGACAAAATTGCTTATAGAGGCAAAAAAGAGAAAACTGGAGGCAATAGACGGTTTAGGGATGCTGATTTACCAGGCAGTATCGGCCTTTGAGATATGGACGGGCAAGAAACCGCCGGTAAAAATAATTCAGCACGCGGTAAAAAATTTCATAAAGCAGAAGAAATAA
- a CDS encoding type II secretion system F family protein yields the protein MATFTYSGRNREGQIISGTMDGDNQNNVVMFLRAKGITPISIKQKSKDFNINFDFGKAIKTRDVAIFTRQFSTMISAGLPLVQCLTILSSQMDHPKFKKIIEQITQKVEGGATFAESLSKHPKVFDNLFVNMINAGEIGGVLDVVMNRLALYIENAERLQKKVKSALVYPVTVSIIALVIVSSLMLFIVPTFASMFSSFGGQLPAITQALLNTSNFMKKYFFLVFGFFFGVGFLLWRIKNTDKGRREVDKFVLKMPVFGILLRKVAVAKFTRTLGTLISSGVPIVESLNITAKTAGNTVVETAVNNARDSIQKGANIAVPLRDSGVFPAMVTQMISVGEETGALDQMLTKIADFYDEEVNTAVEGLTALIEPLLMVFLGTVIGVVVIALFLPIIKMSQLVG from the coding sequence ATGGCTACTTTTACATATTCAGGGAGAAACCGTGAAGGCCAGATTATCAGTGGCACGATGGACGGGGACAACCAGAATAATGTTGTAATGTTTTTGAGGGCAAAAGGCATTACACCTATTTCTATTAAGCAAAAGTCAAAAGATTTTAATATTAATTTTGACTTTGGCAAAGCCATAAAAACCAGGGATGTAGCTATATTTACCAGGCAGTTTTCAACTATGATCAGCGCGGGGCTGCCGCTGGTCCAGTGTTTGACTATTTTATCCTCCCAGATGGACCACCCTAAATTCAAGAAGATTATTGAACAGATAACGCAAAAAGTGGAAGGCGGGGCCACATTCGCGGAATCGCTTTCCAAACATCCGAAGGTTTTTGACAACCTTTTTGTAAATATGATAAATGCGGGAGAAATCGGGGGGGTTTTGGATGTAGTTATGAACCGTCTTGCCCTGTATATTGAAAATGCGGAACGTCTGCAAAAAAAGGTAAAAAGCGCCCTGGTTTATCCTGTTACAGTTTCTATTATTGCACTCGTTATCGTAAGCTCGCTTATGCTTTTTATTGTCCCCACGTTTGCCTCCATGTTTTCTTCTTTTGGGGGCCAGCTTCCCGCGATTACCCAGGCGCTTTTAAATACCAGTAATTTTATGAAAAAATATTTTTTCCTGGTTTTTGGGTTTTTTTTCGGTGTAGGCTTCCTTTTGTGGAGGATAAAAAATACAGATAAAGGCAGGAGGGAAGTAGATAAATTTGTTCTCAAGATGCCGGTTTTCGGCATACTTCTCCGTAAGGTAGCGGTCGCGAAATTCACGAGGACCCTCGGGACGCTTATTTCAAGCGGCGTGCCTATAGTTGAGTCTTTGAACATAACGGCGAAAACGGCAGGCAATACGGTAGTTGAAACCGCCGTGAATAACGCGAGAGACAGTATTCAGAAAGGGGCGAATATAGCTGTCCCCCTGCGTGACAGCGGTGTTTTCCCGGCCATGGTTACACAGATGATATCTGTCGGGGAGGAAACAGGCGCCCTGGACCAGATGCTTACAAAAATTGCGGATTTTTACGATGAGGAGGTCAATACGGCGGTTGAAGGATTGACGGCCCTGATTGAGCCTCTCTTAATGGTATTTTTAGGAACTGTAATCGGCGTTGTAGTTATTGCTTTGTTCCTGCCAATAATAAAGATGTCTCAGCTTGTCGGGTAA
- a CDS encoding Ig-like domain-containing protein — translation MKRLKTKDLKLKTNMGFTLVEILVAMLILSVGLLALISLLSYGFLGAKKAENKMSVINFARQKLEEIEDMNFYYIGTGSPGYKDSNLNNTRDVTENELLGTTYVGNTPVAWFIEVQPIDDPADGTGAYDSFGNTTDYKRLIIDLNWSDQKGVAQSHTLQTYVGPRLLAGSDNIGPSFICQVTPSITGAGTITINVSASEKLGGVPILNFIPAYGTAYQGSAITVALVEAADYNEAINNFTYQNSSAVTISQGNADDPTDGPTPDGTALVNVSGVDEQGNPGSSTGTFVIDTTPPQVIPPPVVVTAVPVEAGNPAVIQVVMADSLSVVGPLLWYQSNSYSSTTLALAGGSLTYGTWSGTVPAAYVLDRDPLSLVQDAEYYFEARDGAGNSGTSPVYYFGVKDTTPPVITTTPVSSAIESTSITITAQMTDFMGIDSTTTGPFIGYQDVDSTYSTTAKMSLVSGNINNGNWQAVIFSEVIRDWSGDSNYDVDYYIAAWDKAGNLVTSPPNAQSGNFYHITVIASDTIPPALSNLKPADAATGVPLDTSVSGVFSEPMIESTITNSNNVKLLQGGVTNIPAGITYNPANYTFTLTPTSNLSYQTTYTAVVTTGVKDLAGNSMSAEQAWTFTTINSPTATYSFHVENSPVNSSYQNLTTTAPDQAFVQEIDKVVASSGEYVYGNWLSDTVFVNPSGDWTFTVWASNEHVNIQGKFYAKLYYYSTGILYRSTAFDDEDARNFVGSYHAYSWTENISSSAINDRLIIRIIFNATKGQNGKELTVGYDNASKNSNVFITFGP, via the coding sequence ATGAAAAGACTTAAAACTAAAGATTTAAAACTAAAAACTAACATGGGATTTACGCTTGTTGAGATTCTCGTGGCTATGTTAATACTTTCAGTCGGGTTACTGGCGTTGATTTCCCTGTTAAGTTATGGTTTTCTTGGCGCTAAAAAAGCGGAAAACAAAATGTCTGTCATTAATTTTGCCAGGCAGAAATTAGAAGAGATTGAAGACATGAATTTTTACTATATCGGGACGGGCAGCCCCGGGTATAAAGATTCAAATTTAAATAATACAAGAGATGTGACAGAAAACGAGCTTCTGGGGACAACATACGTGGGAAATACTCCTGTCGCATGGTTTATAGAAGTTCAACCGATAGACGACCCTGCAGACGGGACAGGCGCTTATGACTCATTTGGAAATACCACGGATTATAAAAGATTGATTATTGACCTTAACTGGAGCGACCAGAAAGGGGTGGCGCAAAGCCATACCCTGCAAACTTATGTAGGTCCCAGGCTTCTTGCCGGGAGTGATAATATAGGCCCCTCTTTTATCTGCCAGGTGACGCCAAGCATTACGGGCGCGGGGACTATTACAATAAATGTCAGCGCGAGCGAAAAATTAGGAGGTGTTCCCATATTAAATTTTATACCGGCATACGGGACAGCTTACCAGGGATCCGCCATAACAGTTGCCCTGGTAGAAGCCGCTGATTATAATGAGGCAATCAACAATTTTACATATCAAAATTCTTCCGCTGTAACCATTTCCCAGGGGAATGCGGATGATCCCACGGACGGACCGACCCCGGATGGGACCGCGCTCGTAAATGTGTCTGGTGTTGATGAACAGGGCAACCCCGGATCAAGTACCGGAACGTTTGTTATTGATACAACACCGCCGCAGGTAATTCCCCCGCCGGTTGTAGTTACCGCTGTACCTGTTGAAGCGGGAAATCCCGCGGTTATACAGGTAGTAATGGCGGATAGTTTAAGCGTGGTCGGCCCTTTGCTCTGGTATCAATCCAATAGTTACAGTTCTACAACACTTGCATTGGCCGGCGGGAGTTTAACATACGGAACGTGGTCGGGAACCGTGCCCGCGGCTTATGTTTTGGACAGGGACCCGCTCAGCCTGGTGCAGGATGCCGAGTATTACTTTGAAGCGAGGGACGGCGCGGGTAATTCGGGGACGAGTCCCGTTTATTATTTTGGCGTAAAAGATACTACCCCGCCGGTCATAACTACTACGCCCGTTTCGTCAGCCATTGAATCTACCAGTATAACCATTACAGCGCAAATGACGGATTTTATGGGGATAGATTCCACTACAACCGGGCCTTTTATCGGGTACCAGGATGTAGATAGCACATACAGCACTACGGCCAAAATGTCTTTGGTTTCAGGGAATATTAATAACGGCAACTGGCAGGCTGTAATTTTCTCGGAGGTAATCAGGGACTGGAGCGGTGACAGTAATTATGATGTGGATTATTATATTGCCGCGTGGGACAAGGCGGGGAATTTAGTTACCTCTCCACCAAATGCCCAGAGCGGTAATTTTTATCATATTACGGTTATTGCTTCTGATACTATACCGCCGGCCTTGTCAAATCTTAAACCGGCTGACGCCGCAACCGGTGTTCCATTGGACACAAGTGTAAGCGGGGTTTTCAGCGAGCCAATGATTGAATCTACCATTACTAATTCAAACAATGTTAAGCTTCTCCAGGGCGGTGTGACAAATATTCCCGCGGGTATTACCTATAATCCCGCGAATTATACTTTTACACTTACACCAACAAGCAATTTAAGCTACCAGACAACATATACCGCTGTTGTGACAACAGGAGTTAAAGATTTAGCCGGTAATTCAATGTCTGCCGAACAGGCATGGACATTTACTACAATAAATTCTCCGACAGCTACTTATTCTTTCCATGTGGAAAACTCCCCGGTTAACAGCAGTTATCAAAACCTTACGACTACCGCACCGGACCAGGCTTTTGTCCAGGAAATTGACAAAGTTGTCGCCTCATCGGGAGAATATGTTTATGGAAATTGGCTGTCGGATACTGTATTTGTGAACCCGTCCGGCGACTGGACTTTTACTGTCTGGGCCTCCAATGAACATGTAAATATCCAGGGCAAATTTTATGCCAAGCTTTATTATTATTCCACGGGTATTTTATACAGATCGACCGCCTTTGATGATGAAGATGCCAGGAATTTTGTAGGCTCGTATCACGCTTATTCATGGACGGAAAATATCAGCTCAAGCGCGATAAACGACAGGTTGATAATCAGAATAATATTTAATGCCACAAAGGGCCAGAATGGCAAAGAATTGACTGTTGGTTATGATAATGCGTCTAAGAATTCAAATGTTTTTATAACATTTGGGCCATGA
- a CDS encoding prepilin-type N-terminal cleavage/methylation domain-containing protein, protein MKKIFKKEKGFTLIELMIVIAILGILAAVAIPNFLNARGKAQDASALSTLEAVKTALEMYAADNGAYPTLAAASTGTALSTIIGDDFPTNIKLDSTTGSFAGALNDVNSTPTAYRIYAIGRDADHYFGLTQAGTKAGPDTLANCKSTLGTP, encoded by the coding sequence ATGAAAAAGATATTTAAGAAAGAAAAGGGTTTTACGTTAATCGAGCTTATGATCGTTATAGCAATTTTAGGTATTTTAGCAGCAGTAGCAATTCCCAATTTCTTAAATGCAAGAGGCAAGGCGCAGGACGCGTCAGCCCTTTCGACACTTGAAGCGGTAAAGACGGCGTTGGAAATGTACGCGGCTGACAACGGAGCGTATCCTACGCTCGCGGCGGCTTCCACGGGAACAGCTTTATCAACTATTATAGGCGATGATTTTCCTACAAATATAAAATTGGATTCCACAACAGGAAGTTTTGCCGGCGCGCTTAATGATGTCAACAGCACGCCCACCGCTTATCGTATTTATGCGATCGGTAGGGATGCAGACCATTATTTCGGCTTAACTCAGGCTGGTACGAAAGCAGGCCCGGATACATTGGCTAACTGCAAGAGTACTCTTGGCACTCCATAA
- a CDS encoding type IV pilus twitching motility protein PilT, which produces MFSLSEMLKTMVKERASDLHLVVGMPPQFRIDGTLISFGEEKLTPETCRELVYSILSDDQKKKLERERELDTAFGIKDLSRFRVNVYYDRNCIACAIRTIPYRILSFEELGLPGVVKTMARKPRGLVLVTGPTGSGKSTTLASIIDLINSERSCHIITVEDPIEYVHMHKKSIINQREVGQDTFSFVNALKYVLRQDPDIILIGEMRDLETISAALVIAETGHLVFATLHTNDTIQTINRIIDVFPPHQQPQVRMQLSFVMEGVISQQLLPKAGGKGRALALEVLVPNPAIRNLIREEKVHQIYSTLQTSQKLGMQTMNQGLLNLYATGAISYDEAVNHSFNQEEFYQMLGKGR; this is translated from the coding sequence ATGTTTTCTTTATCTGAAATGCTTAAAACCATGGTTAAAGAACGCGCGTCTGATTTGCACCTGGTTGTAGGAATGCCTCCCCAGTTCAGAATTGACGGGACGTTAATATCTTTCGGAGAAGAAAAACTTACTCCCGAAACATGCCGTGAACTGGTTTATAGTATATTAAGCGACGACCAGAAAAAAAAATTGGAACGGGAAAGGGAATTAGACACCGCGTTCGGCATAAAAGACCTGTCCCGTTTCAGGGTAAACGTCTATTATGACAGGAATTGTATTGCGTGTGCGATAAGGACTATCCCTTACCGTATACTTTCCTTTGAGGAATTAGGTCTCCCAGGTGTTGTAAAGACCATGGCGAGAAAGCCCCGCGGTCTTGTTTTAGTAACGGGCCCTACAGGAAGCGGGAAGTCGACAACATTAGCCTCCATTATTGACCTTATAAATAGCGAGCGTTCCTGCCATATTATAACAGTAGAAGACCCGATTGAATATGTGCATATGCATAAAAAATCCATTATCAACCAGAGAGAAGTCGGTCAGGACACATTTTCGTTTGTTAACGCTTTAAAATATGTTTTACGGCAGGACCCTGATATAATCCTGATAGGTGAAATGAGGGACCTTGAGACCATAAGCGCGGCACTTGTAATCGCGGAAACGGGACATCTGGTTTTCGCGACCCTTCATACCAATGATACAATACAGACCATTAACAGGATTATTGATGTTTTTCCTCCTCACCAGCAGCCCCAGGTCAGGATGCAGTTGTCCTTTGTCATGGAAGGAGTTATATCACAGCAATTGTTACCCAAGGCAGGAGGGAAAGGCAGGGCGCTTGCCCTGGAAGTTCTTGTTCCAAACCCGGCCATACGGAACCTCATCAGGGAGGAGAAGGTACACCAGATATATTCTACTCTGCAGACAAGCCAGAAATTGGGAATGCAGACTATGAACCAGGGACTTTTGAACCTTTATGCCACGGGCGCAATCAGTTATGACGAGGCAGTTAATCATTCATTCAACCAGGAAGAGTTTTATCAGATGCTTGGTAAAGGGAGATAA
- a CDS encoding prepilin peptidase, translating to MSLIIFIFGLCIGSFLNVCICRFIEDESVIFPASHCPECKKNLRWFDNVPIISFLLLGGKCRYCLGRISLQYPAVEFLTGIIFWYIYVKWGFSRELFMYVFLTSMLLVIGFIDARTTLIPDIITVPGIITGLVLNLVFAFIDKSFLNFFDAFLGMVLGLGVFGFIVFASRGGMGIGDIKLAGLIGVFLGLKNAFLTVLLSFIIGGFIGIILLVFKIKKRRDEIPFGPYLATASVISIFWGETIYRWWLG from the coding sequence ATGTCATTAATAATATTTATCTTTGGATTATGTATAGGAAGTTTCTTGAATGTTTGTATCTGCCGTTTTATAGAGGATGAATCTGTAATTTTTCCCGCTTCACACTGCCCTGAATGCAAAAAGAATTTAAGATGGTTCGATAATGTCCCAATAATTAGTTTTTTACTATTGGGAGGGAAATGCCGATATTGCCTGGGAAGGATTTCCCTGCAATATCCGGCAGTTGAATTTTTGACGGGCATTATTTTTTGGTATATATATGTAAAGTGGGGTTTCTCCAGAGAATTATTCATGTATGTATTTTTGACATCAATGCTTTTGGTCATTGGTTTTATTGACGCGCGGACGACGTTAATCCCAGACATAATAACTGTTCCGGGGATAATAACAGGATTAGTTTTAAATCTTGTGTTTGCCTTTATTGATAAAAGTTTTCTGAATTTTTTTGATGCGTTTCTGGGAATGGTTTTAGGCCTTGGGGTTTTTGGATTTATTGTTTTTGCAAGCCGCGGCGGCATGGGGATAGGTGACATTAAACTGGCAGGATTGATTGGCGTGTTTCTCGGGTTGAAGAACGCTTTTTTAACGGTTTTGCTTTCATTTATAATAGGAGGTTTTATCGGAATTATCCTGCTTGTTTTTAAGATTAAAAAAAGAAGGGATGAGATCCCTTTTGGGCCGTATCTTGCAACGGCATCGGTCATTTCCATTTTTTGGGGAGAAACAATTTACAGGTGGTGGTTAGGATGA